The proteins below are encoded in one region of Bacteroides uniformis:
- a CDS encoding glycoside hydrolase family 76 protein: MKLRNLFLLIALSLPVCLSAQTSKQIYLQRADSLLQQILTLYKVEKYGLLTETYPRKPEQRITYTANTGAVVNQQEVSFLWPYSALVSGCVSLYKVSGQKKYRKLMDRQIKPGLDLYWDSTRIPHCYQSYPAFAGHNDRYYDDNDWVAIDFCDYYERTGDKEYLEKAIQLHDYIYSGWSEELGGGIYWCEQKKESKNTCSNAPATVLCMKLFKLTKDAKYLEQAKKTYQWTRDNLCDPSDFVYWDNKNLQGKVDPAKYTYNSGQMIQAGVLLYQVTGEKHYLKEAQQTAEGACRFFLKVQPIATGEMKFFPGTPWFNVILFRGLKALYLVDRNEAYIKTMIENADYAWNYTRDENGLFSNDWSGNRKEQFKSLLENACMIELFAEISELQ; this comes from the coding sequence TTATTAATAGCTCTCTCGTTACCGGTTTGCTTGTCTGCACAGACAAGCAAACAAATCTATCTGCAACGAGCCGATTCTTTGCTTCAGCAGATACTTACTCTCTATAAAGTGGAGAAGTATGGCCTGCTGACGGAAACTTATCCAAGAAAGCCGGAGCAGAGAATTACATATACGGCCAATACCGGCGCTGTTGTTAACCAGCAGGAGGTCTCTTTCTTGTGGCCTTATTCAGCCTTGGTATCCGGTTGTGTTTCTTTGTATAAGGTTTCCGGGCAAAAGAAGTACAGAAAACTGATGGACCGGCAGATAAAGCCGGGACTGGACCTTTATTGGGACTCTACCCGGATTCCCCATTGTTACCAGTCGTATCCGGCTTTTGCAGGTCATAATGATCGTTATTACGATGACAATGACTGGGTGGCCATTGATTTCTGTGATTACTATGAACGGACTGGTGACAAGGAGTATCTGGAAAAAGCCATCCAGCTGCATGACTATATTTATTCCGGATGGTCCGAAGAGTTGGGGGGAGGAATCTATTGGTGCGAACAGAAGAAAGAATCAAAAAACACTTGTTCGAATGCTCCGGCTACTGTTCTTTGTATGAAGCTGTTTAAGTTGACTAAGGATGCAAAATACCTTGAGCAAGCTAAGAAGACCTATCAATGGACCCGTGACAATCTTTGTGACCCTTCTGACTTTGTATATTGGGACAACAAGAATTTGCAGGGAAAAGTGGATCCGGCCAAATATACTTATAACAGCGGGCAGATGATTCAGGCCGGTGTACTTCTCTATCAGGTAACTGGAGAGAAGCATTACTTGAAGGAAGCGCAGCAGACAGCCGAGGGTGCCTGCCGTTTCTTTCTGAAGGTACAGCCTATCGCAACAGGAGAGATGAAATTCTTCCCGGGAACTCCTTGGTTTAATGTAATCTTGTTCAGAGGTTTGAAGGCGCTATATCTGGTGGATAGGAATGAGGCGTACATAAAGACCATGATTGAGAATGCGGATTATGCCTGGAACTATACGCGTGATGAGAATGGCTTGTTTAGTAATGATTGGTCGGGAAACAGAAAAGAGCAGTTCAAGAGTCTACTGGAGAATGCCTGTATGATTGAGCTTTTCGCCGAGATCAGCGAATTGCAATGA